The region agcaacacctgctgctctctccaacaacttctccttttctcacacccctcgacacaccggtaggggtaacaggtttgctcattcataacaactggactttttcaccacactcttctctatgtaacaatactaattttgaattccatgctattactacaatgcagcccacaaaaatacatgttgttgtcatttatcgccctccaggtcacctggcaaactttctcgaggagttggatgtcctgctgtcctccttcccggaggatggtaagccacttgtggttcttggtgatttcaacatatacaaagaCAAGCcgcaggccactgaactgaatgctcttctggcctcatttgacttggaaagactaagcaccacagcaactcacagattgggcaaccagctggacctcattgtTACACGttactgtaccaactcaaatattcttgttactcctttacatgtctctgatcactactttgatcaattcaacatgactctcccatctacattaaaacagactccacctttggtttcctttcgccataacctccgttctctttcaccctctagcctttccactgctgtctctacctcccatacaaaatgttttttccacccttgatgtaaacactgccacagacacactaagctctactttaacaacctgtctagacaacatctgtcgtctctcctcaaggccagcacgtactacaccacccagcccctggctctctgacgtccttcgtgaacatcggactgacctcagggcagctgagaggagatggtggaaatctaaagatccagcagctctaggtaagtatcagtctctgcttgcaactttttcagataatgttaaatctgcaaaaacttcctactaccagaacaagatcaacagcaccacagacactcgcagcttgtttagaacattcaacacacttctctgccctcttcctccaccacctgacacatcactgacagcagatgtcttggcTACATTTTTTAccaataaggttacaaccatcagcaatacattctcagcaccacaccctgtcaaacacccatctcctgtatgcaactcctctgtctctatgttctctcctctgactgacactgaggtctctaaactcctcctctccaaccaccccacgacctattcccttgaccccattccttctcaccttctccaggccatctctccatccatcttacctgcactcactcacataattaacacatctctacctACAgacacttttcccactacatttaagcaggctcgagtaaccctgctgctcaagaaacccacacttaaccccacacaaacagaacactacagaccagtctctatCATCctattcatggcaaaaacacttgaaagggcagttttcaatcaaatctttgcctatctctcacagaacaagctgctggatgacaatcagtcaggcttcaaaagtggacactccaccgagactgccctgctgtctgtcactgagttgctgagacaggcaaaagctgaatccagatcatccgtcctgattctactggacctttctgcagccttcgaccTAGTCAACCATCAGACTTACTCTCCACTCTCTcttcactgggcatcacaggaactatgCTTggctggtttaattcctatctctcaggtaggtccttcaaggtagcctggagaggtgaggtgtccaagccacatcagctgcTTACTGGgttacctcagggttcagtgcttgggccaattctcttctccatcattcaggcacatggtttctcttaccattgctatgctgatgacacaactctacttgtctttccagcccaatgacaccacagtgtctgctcgaatctctgcctgcctggcagacatctcggcctggatgaaggaacaccacctgcaacttaacccagccaagaccgaactccttgtctttccagccaaccctgctgttgaacacaacatcaccgtgcagctgtgTGCatctacagtaacaccttccaaaacggtcagaaatctaagggtaaccatcgataacaaactaaattttatagaccacatctcaaagaccacaagatcatgtagatttacactctacaatatcaggaagataagacccttcctctctgaacatgccacacaacttcttgttcagtcacttgtcataactagactggactactgtaacgctctcattgcaggcctccctgaatgtgcaattagacccttgcaaatgatccagaatgcagcagcacgtctggtctttaatcaaccaaagagagcgcatgttacaccactccttgtctctcttcacttgATGCTGGcacacaaaacagtcactgggtctgctccagcatacttaaaatcatttctgcagagctacacgcccactagaagcctgcggtcggctaaggaatgtcgcttTGTTGtaacaacacaaagaggcaccaaaacactttctcgGACTTTCGGCCACGTTGGttgaatgaccttcccaactccatccgtgaagctgactcactttctgtcttcaaaaaatggctaaaaacacatcttttccatgagcacttaaccaaaaaattccttgttgcactttaatctgttttgaatgttattctgatgctagtgaaatttTGTAacatggcacttttcgtaccactgtctccttaagatgattcgcttatgttttcctcttttgtaagtcgcttatGGATAAAATGGATAAAAgcgtatatatataatatacgcACACACAAGTTAGAAcaaatttacagatttttttataaattgtttgtttattgtattatttttttgtgccaccaaaacagcgccaacctgcatctcagaatagcattctgagatgctattctgctccaTTGTATGGCtcatttatctgagttaccgtagacttcgtcagtttgaaccagtctggccgttctctgttgacctctctcatcaacaaggaatttcCGTCCACAGACTGCCACTCAGTGTATGTTTTtcaaagtaaattctagagaatcccaggagctcagcagttacaaccagcccatctggcaccaacaatcatgccactatccaaatcactgagatcaaattttttccccattctgatggtcgatgtgaacgttaactgaagctcctgacccattttatgcactgcactgcactgctgccacacgattggctgataagataatcacatgaatgatTGTTAGTGGcagacgtgctggtttgagtatttatgtaactgcttaTCGCCtggcattttcacacacaacagtctctagaatttactcagaattgtgccaaaaataaaacatccagtgaggggcagttctgcagatggaaatgccttgttgatgaaagaggtcaaccgataatggtcagactggttcgaactgaaaaagtctacggtaactcaaataactgctctgtacaattgtggtgagaagaatagcatctcggaatgctattctgagatgcaggttgttGCTGTTTTGATGGCACAAGGGGGATCTataaaatattaggcaggtggttttaatgttgtggctgatcggtgtacatgtgtatatatatatatatatatatatatatatatatatatatatatatatatatatatatatataaaacatacagtatatatttacagattttattacacattttctCTAATAAAATGCTCTCCAGTACAATAATGTACTTCAGTGTATTTTGCCTCAAATTCCTGTTACAACAGCAAATACATCAATACAAGGGGAAACATTACATTACTCAAACCATTTCTtgagttgcttttttttttttttttttttttttttttttttgaagtaagCTTCCCATGTACCAATTACTCCCCTGAATGTATAATTTCTTATGCTTGTTGTCAATTTACACATTTTCAGTGAGAACTTTTAAGGCAAATTCACACGGCTTGTG is a window of Myxocyprinus asiaticus isolate MX2 ecotype Aquarium Trade chromosome 8, UBuf_Myxa_2, whole genome shotgun sequence DNA encoding:
- the LOC127444975 gene encoding uncharacterized protein LOC127444975, which codes for MKEHHLQLNPAKTELLVFPANPAVEHNITVQLCASTVTPSKTVRNLRVTIDNKLNFIDHISKTTRSCRFTLYNIRKIRPFLSEHATQLLVQSLVITRLDYCNALIAGLPECAIRPLQMIQNAAARLVFNQPKRAHVTPLLVSLHLMLAHKTVTGSAPAYLKSFLQSYTPTRSLRSAKECRFVVTTQRGTKTLSRTFGHVG